In Festucalex cinctus isolate MCC-2025b chromosome 5, RoL_Fcin_1.0, whole genome shotgun sequence, a single genomic region encodes these proteins:
- the tor2a gene encoding prosalusin isoform X1 — protein MLTLLPVLLLCVCAPACCVFQTLYCSIADSCDCDFRPNVRELEWDLYKNVYGQHLAQEVLSEEVARFVADKAPKRPLVLSLHGSSGTGKTLVVGMLVRHLYGSAMSSPFVHQFIPTLHFPAGGHVQLQRKTRQMWTVVVQEQLKSWVQGNLTECAHSVFIFDELDKMAPGLLDVLEPFLGPSHVVFRTNYRKAIYIFISVAGEEVINKAALEQREAGRDREEMTSAELQDAIAQAVYDNPTSGLYNSSIVRQKLVTAFVPFLPLCRRHVERCARAQLCQRGACGRGEVAVAAAADMLYKPSPGNYFSSSGCKSVPAKIDLLL, from the exons ATGTTAACTCTTTTGCCCGTGTTGCTTTTGTGTGTTTGCGCGCCAGCCTGCTGCGTGTTCCAGACATTGTACTGCTCCATCGCCGACAGCTGCGACTGCGACTTTAGACCCAACGTCAGAG AGTTGGAGTGGGACCTGTACAAGAATGTCTACGGGCAGCACCTGGCCCAGGAAGTGCTCTCGGAGGAGGTGGCGCGCTTCGTGGCCGACAAGGCGCCCAAGAGGCCGCTTGTGCTGTCCCTCCACGGCTCGTCAGGCACGGGCAAGACGCTGGTGGTCGGCATGCTGGTGCGACACCTGTACGGCTCGGCCATGAGCAGCCCTTTCGTCCACCAGTTCATCCCCACGCTACATTTCCCCGCCGGCGGGCACGTGCAGCTGCAACGG AAGACGCGTCAGATGTGGACTGTTGTTGTCCAGGAGCAGCTGAAGTCTTGGGTCCAGGGCAACTTGACCGAGTGCGCCCACTCGGTCTTCATCTTCGACGAGCTGGACAAAATGGCGCCCGGGCTGCTGGATGTTCTGGAGCCGTTCCTGGGCCCCTCCCACGTGGTCTTTCGGACCAACTACCGCAAGGCCATCTACATCTTCATCAG TGTAGCGGGCGAGGAGGTGATCAACAAGGCGGCCCTGGAGCAACGCGAGGCCGGGCGGGACCGAGAGGAGATGACGTCAGCCGAGCTGCAGGACGCCATCGCTCAGGCCGTCTACGACAATCCAACCA GTGGCCTGTACAACTCGTCCATCGTCCGCCAGAAGCTGGTGACGGCCTTcgtgcccttcctgccgctctgCCGTCGCCATGTGGAGCGCTGCGCACGGGCTCAGCTGTGCCAGCGCGGCGCCTGTGGGCGCGGCGAGGTGGCGGTGGCCGCAGCGGCCGACATGCTGTACAAGCCGTCGCCGGGGAACTACTTTTCCTCCAGCGGCTGCAAAAGCGTGCCCGCCAAGATCGACCTGCTCTTGTGA
- the tor2a gene encoding prosalusin isoform X2: protein MLTLLPVLLLCVCAPACCVFQTLYCSIADSCDCDFRPNVRELEWDLYKNVYGQHLAQEVLSEEVARFVADKAPKRPLVLSLHGSSGTGKTLVVGMLVRHLYGSAMSSPFVHQFIPTLHFPAGGHVQLQREQLKSWVQGNLTECAHSVFIFDELDKMAPGLLDVLEPFLGPSHVVFRTNYRKAIYIFISVAGEEVINKAALEQREAGRDREEMTSAELQDAIAQAVYDNPTSGLYNSSIVRQKLVTAFVPFLPLCRRHVERCARAQLCQRGACGRGEVAVAAAADMLYKPSPGNYFSSSGCKSVPAKIDLLL, encoded by the exons ATGTTAACTCTTTTGCCCGTGTTGCTTTTGTGTGTTTGCGCGCCAGCCTGCTGCGTGTTCCAGACATTGTACTGCTCCATCGCCGACAGCTGCGACTGCGACTTTAGACCCAACGTCAGAG AGTTGGAGTGGGACCTGTACAAGAATGTCTACGGGCAGCACCTGGCCCAGGAAGTGCTCTCGGAGGAGGTGGCGCGCTTCGTGGCCGACAAGGCGCCCAAGAGGCCGCTTGTGCTGTCCCTCCACGGCTCGTCAGGCACGGGCAAGACGCTGGTGGTCGGCATGCTGGTGCGACACCTGTACGGCTCGGCCATGAGCAGCCCTTTCGTCCACCAGTTCATCCCCACGCTACATTTCCCCGCCGGCGGGCACGTGCAGCTGCAACGG GAGCAGCTGAAGTCTTGGGTCCAGGGCAACTTGACCGAGTGCGCCCACTCGGTCTTCATCTTCGACGAGCTGGACAAAATGGCGCCCGGGCTGCTGGATGTTCTGGAGCCGTTCCTGGGCCCCTCCCACGTGGTCTTTCGGACCAACTACCGCAAGGCCATCTACATCTTCATCAG TGTAGCGGGCGAGGAGGTGATCAACAAGGCGGCCCTGGAGCAACGCGAGGCCGGGCGGGACCGAGAGGAGATGACGTCAGCCGAGCTGCAGGACGCCATCGCTCAGGCCGTCTACGACAATCCAACCA GTGGCCTGTACAACTCGTCCATCGTCCGCCAGAAGCTGGTGACGGCCTTcgtgcccttcctgccgctctgCCGTCGCCATGTGGAGCGCTGCGCACGGGCTCAGCTGTGCCAGCGCGGCGCCTGTGGGCGCGGCGAGGTGGCGGTGGCCGCAGCGGCCGACATGCTGTACAAGCCGTCGCCGGGGAACTACTTTTCCTCCAGCGGCTGCAAAAGCGTGCCCGCCAAGATCGACCTGCTCTTGTGA